The region TCTTAAATCTGTTCAGTCCTTGTTGCTTCAATGGGAAAATGGTGATCAGAGTTCTGGTTCTTTCACTTCTAATGTTGGAGATGGGAAAGTTGAATTTATCGAGTCTTTTAGGCTTTCGGCTACTTTATGTAAGGAAGTGTCCAGAAAAGGCACTGCTCGAGACAGTTTCCTGAAGAACTACTTAGAGTTTAACTTTTATGAATCTCGAAAGGACAAGGCAATGAAAGGTCAACTCCTGGGATCTGCAGTCATAAACCTTGCAGATTATGGAATCATCATGGATGCTGTAACCATAAATGCCccaattaatttcaagaaatcttCTAGGAGCACGGTGCCGGCAGTTCTTTATGTATATATTCAGCCATTTGACAGAGATAAGTCCACCTTGTCAAAAGAAGTGTCACTGGACAAGGATGGAAGTGAAACTGTTTCAGAAGTGGCAAATGAAGGGAATGACAATGAAGTTGAGATTGCCTCATTCACTGATGATGACGATGTTTCCTCACATTCATCACTGACTGTATCCTCTTCTGCATTAGAGTCTATTGGAGGTTCTCCAGGTCAATCTCACAAGGTACTCTTTAATGCCATTTTATTcttggttgttgttgttgataatGTATTGTACACTATCAAGCTCCATGTGCATTCTCATTCCAATGGCATATCCTCATTTTCTAACCGTTGAAGGTAGCTTTATGCAGCTTGAAATGGATTCAATTTCAATGAGTCATCTTTATTCGTAGCTTTTGGTGTTgttaatcaatttataattcATTCTATACATGTATTTTCACATTATCCATAATTGTGAAGTGTATTTTCTGTCCTGTTTCACATATTGCCAGAAGCACCATTTGCCTGCATCAAGCTTTGCTATTCTTTGTAAGCTTAGTTACGAGTTGCCTTAAATTGCAGAAGGGATCACGGACAGCAAACAGTGGCACAAGAAGGATCGATGAGGAGCCTGCATTACCCTCAGGTGTAGCACCTTCAAACCCAGATGTGAACTCAGCATCTCAAGGATTTAAACATCCGAATGGAGCAGCTTCTCCTTCATTGCCTACAGACATGCCTGCTAATCTGCTAAATCCTGTAAATAATCTTGCAGAAACTAATATGTTGTCAGATGACTGTAGTCAGGTGAAGGACTCAAATTGTGTAAGCTTGGAAGAGTCTCATTCTAAGCAAGGTGCTGATAGAAAAGCCTGGAGACATGAAACAAGTGGACCAGAGAATCCTAcaactaataatttaaatggTGATCTTATGGATGGGAAAGAGAAAAATGAGCTGGATGACAAGGAACGGGGTTCAGTTATTTTAGAGGTAGAGAAACCTTCTCTGGAGGAAAAATTACCTGGTCAATTACCTGAAGATGCGTCAAAAAAGCAAGCCAAATTAAGGAGCAATACTCTTGCACTCAACAGAACAGCGATTGGATTGCAGGGTACCCGTAGAAATAAACTGAAGCACCTGAAGTCTGTTCAATTACAGTTTCACTCAGTTGAAGACGATGATCCCTTCATCAATAGAAAATTGATAGAGAAGCCAAAGAAGATTAATGTTTCTGAAAATGTTAATAAAGGGGTCAAGGGTTATGAACACAGTGAAagggaaaaatcaagaaaaggctTCTCTGACAATGAAGTTGAATCAAATTCTGAAGTTGAAATACTTGAGGAAGAGTTAAGTGGAGCTGCTGCTGAGGATGATCTTGCTGAGCAAGGAAACTCCACAAAAAAGTTCCAGCTAatggagaaggaaaagaaaattgatcttcctgaaaatttaaataaagttgACATGAGTTATACACCAAGTAAAAAGGAAGAACAAACAGAAAGCAACTTTTCTGGAAACAAAGTTGAACTGCAGTTGAAAGTTGAAATGCTTGAGGAAGAACTGATGGAAGCTGCGACTGTTGAGGTTGGCCTTTACTCAGTTGTTGCCGAGCATGGAAGTTCTATAAACAAGGTCCTAGCTCCAGCAAGGCGCCTTTCAAGGTTCTATCTTCATGCTTGCAAGGCAATTTCCTGGGTCAAGAGGGCAAATTCAGCTAGAGCTATTATCTCAGGATTAATTTTGGTTTCTAAAGCATGTGGAAATGATGTTCCAAGGTAATGTCTCATTGCACAAACCTTGCCAGTTAATGTCAACTGATTTTTGTTAACAATAACCATTATGGATGGAAATACTGGTCATGATTTACAAAATAGATAGTAGAGGCACCGATAACTAGTGACATCAAACCAGTTATGTTGTCTATGTTCCTTTGAGTGGTGGAAATTGTTCATGCCAGGGTATGTTGTGAAATAACTTAATTTGACCGTTGAATGGATGCCATTTAGGAAGCTTTCATCTTTCCGCTTGATAAATAATGTTATCATTCTCCTTAGCTTTTCCCAGGATTTATCAAAAGCTTTGTGTTTATTTGGACGTTATGTTGAACATCCCACCAGGTTAACTTTCTGGTTGTCAAATTCAATTGTGCTAAGAGCAATTGTAACCCAGGATGTTGAGAAGTTGCAGCTTGCTTCGGTACCATCCATCATTAACAATGGTGGTCCAAAGGGCAGGCATGAATCCTCTCCTAGTGAAGTAGAGAAAACTGATCGAACAGAAAGTTCTGACGAGTGGGCAGAACCTCAGCCATGTATAGCAGCATTAAAGAAGGTCGAAGCTTGGATCTTCTCCCGAATTGTTGAGTCAGTTTGGTGGCAGGTCCCTACTTCTTCATTACTGAGAAATTAAGGTTCTCAATTATGAAGATTGTAGTATAACTGAATGCCCTTTCATCGGTCTCTGTTTTATGCATTTCAGACTCTGACACCACATATGCAGTCCACAGCTGTGAAGAGCTCACACTCAAGGAAGACCAATGCTAGGAGGCATGGATTGGGTGATCACGAACAGGACAATTTTGCTATTGATTTATGGAAGAAGGCTTTCAGGGATGCATGTGAAAGGCTTTGTCCGGTTCGAGCTGGGGGGCATGAATGTGGTTGCTTGCCTGTGCTGTCTAGATTGGTATGTTATTGTTAGACAGCGATCTCGTTAATATATATTACAGTGAAATATCTTACATGATTCGTTGCTTTTTTTCCCAGTGGAATTAAAGTTTCTGGCTTCGTGCATCCCAAGGGATATAATCCATGTACAAGTTGTCCTCGCAGGCATAAATCCATCGTACTATTTGCATGATGCCTCCAATccttttaatgaaataataatcattttccTACAAAGAAGATCCCACGCTGGCTCTTGattatcttattttcttatcaATTACTTGATATCCAGtcacattttttcttttctttttttaagaaataatagtTCCATGCTCTTCATCTTGAATATATGTGGAccattttatattatatgtaatttattttggcATTATGATACTTTCGGAAGCTTTCTGTAGAACCGTAGAAAGGTGACAGTTTGCAGCTCTGTTTCTAGGTAATGGAACAGTTGGTGGGTAGACTAGATGTGGCCATGTTCAATGCTATACTTCGGGAATCAGCTGAAGAGATGCCAACAGATCCTGTTTCTGACCCAATCAGTGATCCTAAGGTTCTTCCAATCCCAGCTGGAAATTCAAGCTTTGGGGCTGGTGCACAATTGAAAAATGCTGTGAGTAGTAGACACAATCGTTGCCTCAGgctgcatgcattcattgaaattgatttttgcgATATGATTACATGCTCAGTGTGTGCAACGCTTTTAACCAATTTTCCTACAAAAACTTCACATAGTTCACCACCGAGAAAATAGTCGAACGAATTTAACTCTGGATAATTGATCTTATCACTCACCCCTTGGACTTGTTCATTTGGATAACACTGTGTACTTGCGTGCTCCTTCAAGGAGAATTAGTCAAAATGTTCATCAAGATGATGTTCAAAATACATATTTCCGAAAAGTATTCCACACAGATTAGTAGCCAGTGAAAGCAGTAAGAAATCTGCTAAATACATCCTACAAAAATATATGCTTCTTTCGAATTTAAGATCACTTCTTTAAGCATTCACTAAATATTTGCAACATAGAAGACTTTTACTGATGCTAAGTGAATTACATCAACTGTATTAGTTACAATGGAACCGTTTCTTTTTCTCTCGTTGATGAAAGGATCTTGCCCTCTGTCTTCATCCCACTAGGTTGGAAATTGGTCCAGATGGCTCACAGATTTATTCGGTATTGATGATAATGACTCTCCAGAAGAGAAGGATGAACTTGATAGCAACAGGCGTGAATGTGAGACATCCTTCAAGGCTTTCCAACTCCTGAATGCCTTGAGTGATCTCATGATGCTTCCATTTGAAATGCTCGGAGATAGGTCAACTAGAAAAGAGGTAAATCCTAAATATTTTCAGTGATATGTCCCTGCTATCCTCCCTGCCCTCTTGttacattttttcttctctagaAATGACTTTCTCCATATTCgctgtttaaatatattttcctgAAGGTATGCCCTACATTTGGCGTGCCAATAATCAAGATGGTTCTTGACAATTTTGTCCCAGACGAATTCAACCCTGACCCTGTCCCAGAGACGATTCTTGAGGCCTTGGATTCTGAGGTTATTCCACCCTGAAAAGccattacttttttgaaaaagaatattTGCTTTCATATTTCTTCAACATGCAACAAAGtcacttgataattttttggtttcatCTTGATTTAGGATCTTGCTGATTCTGGGGAGGAGTCTATCACAAACTTCCCATGTATTGCAGCTCCCACAATCTACTCACCACCTCCTGCAGCATCACTAACAAATATAATAGGAGAGGTGGGAGGCCAAACTCTGCAGAGGAGCAGATCAGCAATGCTTAGAAAGTCATACGCTAGTGATGATGAGCTTGATGAGCTGGATTCACCCATGACTTCCATCATTGACAACTCCAAGGTTTCTCCTACATCTACAGCATGGAATTGGATGCAAAAGGGAAAGGCAGGCCGGAAAGTTGTTAGATATCAACTCCTCCGGGAGGTATGGAAGGATGGTGAATAGTCTTATTCATTTCTCTTTCACATGCATATGTATATACATGTATGGATTTTGTGTAGGTTGGTTTAATTTTAACACCCGTgcattttgtattttgatttcattAGAGCATACAATAATCGATTATTATATGACCTGATTATCTTTTGAGTTTTCACTACAAGTGTGAGTTTCAAGCCAGTCACATTTCTACAGGATATAAGCCTGGCATCTCAAAAGTTGGAAGCCTCAGACAATTTACTTGTGAACAAAAACTTTCAACTACATTCGAGTCTcacagaattttttttatgaaagatatCAATCAGCGACAACAAAATCATGCATCATTTTCCATTCATCGATTACCCAATATTAATTCGAGTATCCAAACGATACTGTATGTGCAAACCTGCCTGCCTGCCATCCAGCAGCATGTACCTTTCAGGATTTTTCCTGGTTTTAATTTAGCTTGATAGCAGTCAAAGGGATTTTGGTTCCAAGCCTGCTCCAATTTATTGAGTCCAACCATTTTTAAGCGTGCGATGATGGATCGTAGGCAGGGATTTGAAAAGTTAGGCAGAGTGCCGGGGAGGGGCAGGTCCATTATTGCTGCTGCCTGGCAGTCGTGATGGCCTTCAGGAATCCATGATGGCTTAAAATAGGCATCGCTATTTGCTCACAGGATTTTTTTATCCAGATCATTTGGCGTTTGCTTTGGCAATAGCATTGCGGATCCCAtgcaatacaagatttttttcacCCCAGTCCGcagaaagggaaaaaagggAACTATTTTGAGAACTTGTATAGTAATTGTAGACATACCCGTGCACAAATCCAGCATTCAACACCAGTCTAACGCAAAAGGATGAAGCAGTAAATATATTGATCcgtatatctcaaagaattaaACGGATCAAACCATTAACTGGGACGCAGCAAAATCTAATCAGTGATCACATGACGTTCAAGAATTCAGATATATTTGATTATGACTTATTTTAAGGCATCCCCTTTTTTTATAAGCCTGACTAGAATTAAAATAGCTCCAAGAGGAAAAACCACTTGGAAAAGGTAGAAGAATCGTAAGGTGCAATGTTAAAAACCACAGTGCACAGGCGTAATTATCTAACCAGTTCATCAGATTCTTTCCatcacatttttttcttaatgaaaaTTTGGCCAAGTTAATTAGGGGCAATTGCATCTTGTGATCCCATCAAATTCCTGTATGTGAGATTCATATTGAATAACTTCAAGTCCATGAAGAAATAAGATAATTTCAAGTACCAAAGAGAAATCTTCCGACAAGAAAGCATTACATCCCATCTTgtgatttcttcatcttttcttgAACCTGCCAAGAATCCCAGAAGACATTCCCATTAGCATTAACAGTTTGTAACTTGACAGAGATGaggaaattttgaattttacaagGATGAGGAAAATTCAGCAAAGAATAGAAATGCagaatatttatcaaatttgcaCACCAAAGTTGTCAGGGTGAGAAGCAAAATTAGAGGCAAAATGTAGTCATCTAAATTGACAAATTAGATAATCCAGTTTCTACAAGAACAAGTTTTTGAGTCTGAATAAGTCTTGCATGCCAGATTTGACAATACATCTAAGTTAAAAAAGATCCCAACAAAGCTCGAAATCTATTGACACATAAgttgaacctttttcttaaaACTTTAATTCCTAGATGCACAAAATCCTTTGAAAATATATCCTCACAAGCAAACACACCAACCATCTTAAACCTTTTAAGGAGAATGCTGATGAAGTGCTTGCATTCTGTCAGAAATGAAAGTAATAGGGAAGAGATCTTACTGCTTGGATTGTGCACCACCAATCAGACCGGGCAATGCATCATAGTGCCCATAACCGTGATACAGGACACGCACAGGATTCTCATTACCATATTCTTGACCATATTCAGCTATAATTTTAAGGCTACCAGAACTTCTATCTCGCATGTATACAGTGATTGGCAtcctagaaaagaaaatggtgtAAGACATCAAACGAAAATGTTTTAAACTACTTCAACTAAACATGGCTAACTAAAAGTAGGAAATTAAAACTAAACACAATCCCAAGCATTTCAACAGATTTTGAAAAGAAGAGGGTCACATTTATTAGATTCTTCAATTTTACAtagcaaataaattataattttgagttCATGACAAATATAGTTTGTGAAAAGTAGCAGTACAGCTGCCTTGCAAAAACATTTATCAAGGACATTTCAGTTCAGTGGCATTAAGTCCAAGCcttaataattcaaaacaaaggTAAATTGCCTAGTTGAACATGAATAAATCATGTAATTACAATTATATgaacaacataaaattttagcttTTAATGTCTCATAGAGTGGGAGCGGGGCAGCTTACTTCAGGACATGTGAGGACATGAGCAGCTCAGGCTCTCCTCCCCAAACATGGGGCTGTCTCATCTTGACAACATAAGtatcaaaatcatcttcaatAAACCTGCCAATGCACAAACTTTCAACTTGTTGCTAGAGAATGAGTAGGTAGATAGTCATCAGGATTGCTGAAtggcaagaaaaagaaaaggtcactGCCAATCATTGAGATTGgttcatttataaataaataaataaaccaaaaaaaaaatagtcatgcTGAATGCATAGCTGTTAGTTGTGCATAAAGTTGGCTATCCTTGTCAACAACCTTGAAATAATCAGACCTGCTAGATGATGTTTCTGCAAAACCATACTGCGAAATGATGCAagatttcataagaaaaaaatccaaggatCCTCAAGCAAATTTACCATTCAGTTTCCCTCCGCCTCTTAATAAATTCATCTGCAACCTGCAGAAATGATCCTAAGAATTTCAGTAAGAGGGCCAGAACACTATATCAGAAATGAGAAACTAAGAAATTAATAGTGTAAATAATATAGAAAACTGTTCTGATGTATGCACATAAAAACAACACAAGCACAAAAAAGGGTTCGGAACATgtacatataaaaaatgaataagagAGCCGATTTGAAAGCAAATTTTGCTCTCCTCAAATTTGGGAAAATGGTATGGGCATAGTCTACACTGTAATGAGGTATGCAGTAAATGGAAATACATGCAAAAATCATACTCTACAGTTGCAATTCTTAAAGCAAAACATTTCTTAACCATATTAAACAGTGCAGCAACCAATGACACAATGCtaagaatgaaaaagaaaaattaagttcaCTTCGTACTTTATCTCTAAGCTCATCTGCTAGTTCTTTCTCAAGGCTTTCATTTGGAGATGGTTTCCCAGTCCTAAGGCAAGCACCATGAACCACAGACCGAAACAAACATCTTCCATCTCCAGGTATGCCTGCACGGATCAAACATAAGCACATCAATCTGTCACGGAGCAAGTTAAAGGACGGACATACTGGTGTATTTATAAACACATGCTGCTTATTTTTACGTTGTCCACTGCATATCTTACGAATTTAAGTTGATTTCACACCCATTCATGCCATTTCTGCGAATGATGAAATGCTATAAAACATCACTAATCAAATTTAACGACTATAGCCAACATGGAAAACATGTTTCTTGTCTCCTTTAGCCCATCAATATTGtagcaaacaaaaaacaatcgtTAAGACAGCTCAAATTGTAAACTTTATTAGTCAATTTTCTTCAAGAACCATCCTTCTCGCTTCATTGGCTtaaatagaacaataaaaacaaaaattagagaAAGAATTCAAACTAAAGCCAATATACAAGGCTGGcaccatttaaatttttttttttaaaaaaaaaaactgtccgCATTTTCCATGAGTTCCCgacatataatgaaaaaagcTACTCGCTTTCTACCTTGCGAAGAATAAGGGCTCTACAGa is a window of Populus nigra chromosome 10, ddPopNigr1.1, whole genome shotgun sequence DNA encoding:
- the LOC133705425 gene encoding uncharacterized protein LOC133705425 isoform X2 codes for the protein MVLGLRSKNRKGTSVQVDYTIHVQEIKPWPPSQSLKSVQSLLLQWENGDQSSGSFTSNVGDGKVEFIESFRLSATLCKEVSRKGTARDSFLKNYLEFNFYESRKDKAMKGQLLGSAVINLADYGIIMDAVTINAPINFKKSSRSTVPAVLYVYIQPFDRDKSTLSKEVSLDKDGSETVSEVANEGNDNEVEIASFTDDDDVSSHSSLTVSSSALESIGGSPGQSHKKGSRTANSGTRRIDEEPALPSGVAPSNPDVNSASQGFKHPNGAASPSLPTDMPANLLNPVNNLAETNMLSDDCSQVKDSNCVSLEESHSKQGADRKAWRHETSGPENPTTNNLNGDLMDGKEKNELDDKERGSVILEVEKPSLEEKLPGQLPEDASKKQAKLRSNTLALNRTAIGLQGTRRNKLKHLKSVQLQFHSVEDDDPFINRKLIEKPKKINVSENVNKGVKGYEHSEREKSRKGFSDNEVESNSEVEILEEELSGAAAEDDLAEQGNSTKKFQLMEKEKKIDLPENLNKVDMSYTPSKKEEQTESNFSGNKVELQLKVEMLEEELMEAATVEVGLYSVVAEHGSSINKVLAPARRLSRFYLHACKAISWVKRANSARAIISGLILVSKACGNDVPRLTFWLSNSIVLRAIVTQDVEKLQLASVPSIINNGGPKGRHESSPSEVEKTDRTESSDEWAEPQPCIAALKKTLTPHMQSTAVKSSHSRKTNARRHGLGDHEQDNFAIDLWKKAFRDACERLCPVRAGGHECGCLPVLSRLVMEQLVGRLDVAMFNAILRESAEEMPTDPVSDPISDPKVLPIPAGNSSFGAGAQLKNAVGNWSRWLTDLFGIDDNDSPEEKDELDSNRRECETSFKAFQLLNALSDLMMLPFEMLGDRSTRKEVCPTFGVPIIKMVLDNFVPDEFNPDPVPETILEALDSEDLADSGEESITNFPCIAAPTIYSPPPAASLTNIIGEVGGQTLQRSRSAMLRKSYASDDELDELDSPMTSIIDNSKVSPTSTAWNWMQKGKAGRKVVRYQLLREVWKDGE
- the LOC133705425 gene encoding uncharacterized protein LOC133705425 isoform X1, encoding MVLGLRSKNRKGTSVQVDYTIHVQEIKPWPPSQSLKSVQSLLLQWENGDQSSGSFTSNVGDGKVEFIESFRLSATLCKEVSRKGTARDSFLKNYLEFNFYESRKDKAMKGQLLGSAVINLADYGIIMDAVTINAPINFKKSSRSTVPAVLYVYIQPFDRDKSTLSKEVSLDKDGSETVSEVANEGNDNEVEIASFTDDDDVSSHSSLTVSSSALESIGGSPGQSHKKGSRTANSGTRRIDEEPALPSGVAPSNPDVNSASQGFKHPNGAASPSLPTDMPANLLNPVNNLAETNMLSDDCSQVKDSNCVSLEESHSKQGADRKAWRHETSGPENPTTNNLNGDLMDGKEKNELDDKERGSVILEVEKPSLEEKLPGQLPEDASKKQAKLRSNTLALNRTAIGLQGTRRNKLKHLKSVQLQFHSVEDDDPFINRKLIEKPKKINVSENVNKGVKGYEHSEREKSRKGFSDNEVESNSEVEILEEELSGAAAEDDLAEQGNSTKKFQLMEKEKKIDLPENLNKVDMSYTPSKKEEQTESNFSGNKVELQLKVEMLEEELMEAATVEVGLYSVVAEHGSSINKVLAPARRLSRFYLHACKAISWVKRANSARAIISGLILVSKACGNDVPRLTFWLSNSIVLRAIVTQDVEKLQLASVPSIINNGGPKGRHESSPSEVEKTDRTESSDEWAEPQPCIAALKKVEAWIFSRIVESVWWQTLTPHMQSTAVKSSHSRKTNARRHGLGDHEQDNFAIDLWKKAFRDACERLCPVRAGGHECGCLPVLSRLVMEQLVGRLDVAMFNAILRESAEEMPTDPVSDPISDPKVLPIPAGNSSFGAGAQLKNAVGNWSRWLTDLFGIDDNDSPEEKDELDSNRRECETSFKAFQLLNALSDLMMLPFEMLGDRSTRKEVCPTFGVPIIKMVLDNFVPDEFNPDPVPETILEALDSEDLADSGEESITNFPCIAAPTIYSPPPAASLTNIIGEVGGQTLQRSRSAMLRKSYASDDELDELDSPMTSIIDNSKVSPTSTAWNWMQKGKAGRKVVRYQLLREVWKDGE
- the LOC133705426 gene encoding OVARIAN TUMOR DOMAIN-containing deubiquitinating enzyme 4-like isoform X2; translated protein: MDYGLGIPGDGRCLFRSVVHGACLRTGKPSPNESLEKELADELRDKVADEFIKRRRETEWFIEDDFDTYVVKMRQPHVWGGEPELLMSSHVLKMPITVYMRDRSSGSLKIIAEYGQEYGNENPVRVLYHGYGHYDALPGLIGGAQSKQFKKR
- the LOC133705426 gene encoding OVARIAN TUMOR DOMAIN-containing deubiquitinating enzyme 4-like isoform X1 — encoded protein: MRFFPTRKMPRPETALGIPGDGRCLFRSVVHGACLRTGKPSPNESLEKELADELRDKVADEFIKRRRETEWFIEDDFDTYVVKMRQPHVWGGEPELLMSSHVLKMPITVYMRDRSSGSLKIIAEYGQEYGNENPVRVLYHGYGHYDALPGLIGGAQSKQFKKR